From a single Kitasatospora sp. NBC_00458 genomic region:
- a CDS encoding DUF1254 domain-containing protein: MVNPALVDPATIRATAAEAWVRGYPILQNYRTMYVQAVDDADPRYVGGFGVFRHHRRPFTPADTDVVTPNNDTPYSWAWLDLRAEPWVVSVPAVDRYYVLPLHELDTVYAGFIGSRTTGQEPGDYLVAGPDWKGEAPAGLKGVIRTAGRLIGVLGRTYLSGPSPEAVGEVERIQRQYRLRPLHEYAGTPAPEPAPNPVWPVWREEVPDTIEFFSLLDFLLGFFPAPPAEADLRGRLADLGVDGRGEFEPAALPIAVRAEMERGIADGRAELARAAERTVGSAGLFGTREQIGTAYLEQALGALKGLYGLPAEEAWYGGWLADSEGNRPPDAADRDYVLRFEPGRLPPARFFWSATMYGLPDRLLVDNTLDRYSIGDRTPGLVTDPDGGLTLYVQHKRPADAQHSANWLPAPDGPFSVVVRLYGPDDRALDGRWTLPPLTPR, from the coding sequence ATGGTCAACCCGGCACTCGTGGACCCGGCCACCATCCGCGCGACCGCCGCCGAGGCATGGGTCCGCGGCTATCCGATCCTGCAGAACTACCGCACCATGTACGTGCAGGCGGTGGACGACGCCGACCCGAGGTACGTCGGCGGCTTCGGCGTCTTCCGCCACCACCGGCGCCCGTTCACCCCGGCCGACACCGACGTCGTCACCCCCAACAACGACACGCCCTACTCCTGGGCCTGGCTCGACCTGAGGGCCGAGCCGTGGGTGGTGTCCGTCCCCGCCGTGGACCGCTACTACGTCCTCCCGCTGCACGAACTCGACACCGTGTACGCCGGGTTCATCGGCTCCCGGACCACCGGTCAGGAACCCGGCGACTACCTGGTGGCCGGTCCCGACTGGAAGGGCGAGGCCCCCGCCGGTCTCAAGGGCGTGATCCGCACCGCCGGCCGGCTGATCGGCGTCCTCGGCCGCACCTACCTCTCCGGGCCGTCCCCCGAGGCCGTCGGGGAGGTGGAGCGGATCCAGCGGCAGTACCGGCTCCGCCCGCTGCACGAGTACGCCGGCACGCCCGCCCCCGAGCCCGCCCCGAACCCGGTCTGGCCGGTCTGGCGCGAGGAGGTGCCGGACACCATCGAGTTCTTCTCCCTCCTGGACTTCCTGCTCGGCTTCTTCCCGGCGCCGCCCGCCGAGGCCGACCTGCGCGGCCGGCTGGCCGACCTCGGCGTCGACGGCCGGGGCGAGTTCGAACCGGCGGCCCTGCCGATCGCGGTCCGTGCCGAGATGGAGCGCGGCATCGCCGACGGCCGCGCCGAACTGGCCCGCGCCGCCGAGCGGACCGTCGGCTCCGCGGGGCTGTTCGGCACCCGGGAGCAGATCGGCACCGCGTACCTGGAGCAGGCCCTCGGCGCGCTGAAGGGCCTGTACGGGCTGCCCGCCGAGGAGGCCTGGTACGGCGGATGGCTCGCCGACAGCGAGGGCAACCGACCGCCCGACGCCGCCGACCGCGACTACGTCCTGCGGTTCGAACCCGGACGGCTGCCGCCCGCGCGGTTCTTCTGGTCCGCCACCATGTACGGGCTCCCGGACCGCCTGCTGGTCGACAACACCCTGGACCGCTACTCGATCGGCGACCGCACGCCCGGTCTGGTCACCGACCCGGACGGCGGCCTCACCCTCTACGTCCAGCACAAGCGCCCGGCCGACGCCCAGCACTCCGCCAACTGGCTGCCCGCACCGGACGGCCCGTTCAGCGTGGTCGTCCGCCTCTACGGCCCGGACGACCGGGCGCTCGACGGCCGCTGGACGCTGCCACCGCTCACCCCGCGGTGA
- a CDS encoding NAD-dependent epimerase/dehydratase family protein, whose translation MKILLLGGSSFLGRAFASEALARGHEVTTFNRGRSGTDLTGVEAVRGDRDSADDLARLADGRHWDAVVDTSAQQPAQTALSARLLHGRTDRYTLVSSVHAFADWPARVVDEASELHPCPADTPPGQEFSAALKAGCERAVLEVFGPDRTTVLNSGLLIGPHELGGRLPWWLERMARGGRVLAPGDPDRTMQVIDVRDFAVFGLDLLTVGAAGRYLTTAPPGRLTYREFLTGCIEAVGPDGTGATAELVWVADGPLLAEGPDSVQPWSELPLWAPDLPDMAGVWLVDTARAEAAGLRCRPFAETARDTWAWLRERGPAADTGADGRKHGRIVHGIEPAKEQRLLAALA comes from the coding sequence ATGAAGATCCTCCTGCTTGGCGGCTCCTCCTTCCTCGGGCGGGCGTTCGCCTCCGAAGCGCTCGCCCGCGGCCACGAGGTCACCACCTTCAACCGCGGCCGGTCCGGCACCGACCTGACCGGCGTCGAGGCCGTCCGGGGTGACCGTGACTCCGCCGACGACCTGGCACGGCTGGCCGACGGCCGGCACTGGGACGCCGTCGTCGACACCTCCGCCCAGCAGCCCGCCCAGACCGCGCTCTCCGCCCGGCTGCTGCACGGTCGCACCGACCGCTACACCCTGGTCTCCTCCGTCCACGCCTTCGCCGACTGGCCCGCCCGGGTGGTCGACGAGGCCTCGGAGCTGCACCCGTGCCCGGCCGACACCCCGCCCGGCCAGGAGTTCAGCGCCGCGCTCAAGGCCGGCTGCGAGCGCGCGGTGCTGGAGGTCTTCGGACCCGACCGCACCACGGTCCTCAACAGCGGGCTGCTGATCGGCCCCCACGAGCTCGGCGGCCGGCTGCCCTGGTGGCTGGAGCGGATGGCCCGGGGCGGGCGGGTGCTGGCGCCGGGGGACCCGGACCGGACGATGCAGGTCATCGACGTCCGGGACTTCGCGGTGTTCGGGCTCGACCTGCTGACGGTGGGCGCGGCGGGCCGCTACCTCACCACGGCGCCGCCCGGCCGGCTGACCTACCGGGAGTTCCTGACCGGCTGCATCGAGGCGGTGGGGCCGGACGGCACCGGCGCGACCGCCGAACTGGTCTGGGTCGCGGACGGGCCGCTGCTGGCGGAGGGTCCGGACAGCGTCCAGCCGTGGAGCGAGCTCCCGCTCTGGGCCCCCGATCTGCCCGACATGGCCGGTGTCTGGCTCGTCGACACCGCCCGGGCGGAGGCCGCCGGGCTGCGCTGCCGCCCGTTCGCCGAGACCGCCCGGGACACCTGGGCCTGGCTGCGGGAGCGCGGGCCCGCCGCCGACACCGGGGCCGACGGGCGCAAGCACGGCCGGATCGTGCACGGGATCGAACCGGCGAAGGAGCAGCGGCTGCTGGCCGCCCTGGCCTGA